A single Octopus sinensis unplaced genomic scaffold, ASM634580v1 Contig10384, whole genome shotgun sequence DNA region contains:
- the LOC115228394 gene encoding uncharacterized protein LOC115228394, with amino-acid sequence MCNTLAEIRVDTTIPTELKIQYNKPRIFIHDKKENLIWLIEVGVTSMDNLKSVEVEKLHKYNILASELELIQKAKVKIVPIVITWDGIVSTFYCKYMELLGIEERVRSYIQTVTLEATLESMFVEYKHGFSEILDSANSGDWLKYNFSIKISKSLKRPRNCTSQEEIEDHCGEDQNGIMGNSESKHLRVV; translated from the coding sequence ATGTGCAACACCTTGGCAGAAATACGAGTTGATACAACAATTCCAACAGAGTTGAAAATACAATATAACAAACCCCGCATTTTCATACACGACAAAAAAGAGAACCTAATATGGCTTATTGAAGTGGGTGTGACTTCAATGGATAACCTAAAGAGTGTGGAAGTAGAAAAATTGCACAAGTACAACATTTTAGCTAGTGAATTAGAATTGATTCAAAAGGCTAAGGTGAAGATTGTGCCAATTGTTATTACGTGGGATGGAATCGTCTCAACGTTCTACTGCAAGTACATGGAGCTCCTTGGGATTGAAGAGCGTGTTCGTTCTTACATCCAGACTGTAACGTTGGAGGCCACTCTGGAGAGCATGTTTGTCGAGTACAAACATGGCTTCAGTGAAATCCTGGACTCTGCAAATTCTGGGGACTGGCTGAAATATAATTTCTCTATTAAGATCAGCAAGTCCCTTAAGAGACCCAGAAACTGTACGTCCCAGGAGGAGATTGAGGATCATTGCGGGGAAGATCAAAATGGAATCATGGGGAACTCGGAAAGCAAACATTTGAGAGTCGTCTAA
- the LOC115228393 gene encoding tropinone reductase 2-like, whose product MDAQRPLPVVLGEDLPQYDNQLLSTVINKLIIFENELIKSQIVACQCRENAPLYLIQLATPFLAETEGSIVNVSSITGTRAVSPLPTLQFPNVLSYCISKSALDQLTKCASLGRFPTHSIELGPRQIRVNSVKIILTQLHRSSGIEEEAYQQVQPQSYSQFLERGRQVHPLRRNGLPEEVAEAVLFLADKNKSGFITGELLHVDGGKHAVCPR is encoded by the exons ATGGATGCCCAGAGACCATTGCCGGTTGTCCTTGGCGAGGACCTGCCACaatatgacaatcaattgttgTCTACCGTTATTAATAAACTGataatatttgaaaatgaattaataaaatctCAAATTGTTGCATGTCAATGTCGGGAAAA TGCCCCACTCTACTTAATCCAGTTGGCCACTCCCTTCCTGGCTGAGACTGAAGGGAGTATTGTCAATGTGTCCAGCATAACTGGCACTCGAGCTGTAAGTCCTCTCCCTACTCTCCAGTTCCCCAATGTCCTCTCCTACTGCATCTCCAAAAGTGCCCTCGACCAACTCACCAAGTGTGCTTCCCTCGGTAGATTCCCCACTCACTCCATAGAGTTGGGTCCCCGCCAAATCAGGGTCAACTCTGTCAA GATCATCCTCACACAACTCCACAGGTCTTCGGGCATTGAGGAGGAGGCCTACCAGCAAGTACAACCTCAGTCATATTCACAGTTCCTCGAACGTGGGAGACAAGTCCACCCTCTTCGTAGAAACGGACTGCCCGAGGAAGTAGCGGAGGCAGTTCTCTTCTTGGCCGACAAAAACAAGAGCGGGTTCATCACCGGAGAATTGCTGCATGTGGATGGGGGTAAACATGCTGTGTGTCCTCGATAA